From the genome of Rhodobacteraceae bacterium Araon29, one region includes:
- the ruvB gene encoding Holliday junction branch migration DNA helicase RuvB — MSDPDPIVRPAPLEDDNDRALRPQGLDEFIGQAEARANLSVFIQSARQRGAAMDHTLFYGPPGLGKTTLAQIISRELGVNFRMTSGPVLAKAGDLAAILTNLEARDVLFIDEIHRLNPVVEEVLYPALEDFELDLVIGEGPAARTVRIELQPFTLVGATTRLGLLTTPLRDRFGIPTRLQFYSEDELFEIVSRNARKLGAPSDEGGAREIARRARGTPRIAGRLLRRVVDFAVVEGDGRVTQALADHALTRLGVDHLGLDGADRRYLTLIAEHYGGGPVGVETLSAALSESRDALEDVIEPYLLQQGLVQRTPRGRMLGQLGWTHLGLSAPKGQSNLFE, encoded by the coding sequence ATGAGCGATCCTGATCCCATAGTGCGCCCTGCACCGCTTGAGGATGACAATGACCGTGCGCTTAGACCGCAGGGGTTAGATGAGTTTATTGGTCAAGCCGAAGCGCGGGCTAACTTAAGCGTGTTCATTCAATCCGCGCGCCAGCGCGGTGCGGCGATGGATCATACCCTGTTCTACGGCCCGCCCGGGCTTGGTAAAACCACATTGGCCCAGATCATCAGCCGCGAGCTTGGCGTGAATTTCCGCATGACCTCGGGGCCGGTACTGGCCAAAGCCGGTGATCTGGCGGCTATTCTGACCAACCTTGAAGCCCGAGACGTTCTATTTATAGATGAAATTCATCGGCTTAACCCGGTTGTGGAAGAGGTGCTCTATCCGGCGCTGGAAGATTTCGAGCTTGATCTGGTCATCGGTGAAGGCCCGGCCGCGCGCACCGTGCGGATTGAATTGCAGCCCTTTACCTTGGTGGGGGCCACCACGCGGCTTGGGCTTTTGACAACCCCGCTGCGGGATCGGTTTGGTATTCCGACGCGGCTGCAGTTTTATTCTGAGGACGAGCTTTTTGAGATCGTCAGCCGCAATGCGCGCAAGCTTGGGGCGCCTTCTGATGAAGGCGGGGCGCGTGAAATTGCCCGCCGGGCGCGCGGTACGCCGCGGATCGCCGGGCGTCTGCTGCGCCGGGTGGTGGATTTTGCCGTGGTGGAAGGTGACGGGCGCGTCACCCAGGCGCTGGCGGATCATGCGCTCACCCGTCTTGGGGTGGACCATCTTGGTCTTGATGGGGCTGATCGGCGCTATCTTACTCTCATTGCTGAACATTATGGCGGCGGTCCAGTGGGCGTAGAAACCCTAAGCGCAGCGCTTTCAGAAAGCCGTGATGCGCTCGAAGATGTGATCGAGCCTTATCTTTTGCAACAGGGTTTGGTTCAACGTACACCGCGCGGCCGGATGCTGGGACAGCTTGGGTGGACCCATCTGGGGCTGAGCGCCCCCAAAGGCCAGAGCAATTTATTCGAATAG
- the ybgC gene encoding tol-pal system-associated acyl-CoA thioesterase, translating into MDHRFDLSVYYEDTDLAGIVYYANYLKFIERARSEWVQTLGIDQMRLKAERGVVFAVRRIEADYLQAAKFGDRLQVRTRVLDITGARVRLEQTVERDKEALFKAIVTLIALTEGGKATRLPAEFRLKLNKNL; encoded by the coding sequence ATCGATCATCGATTTGATCTGAGCGTATATTATGAAGATACCGATCTGGCTGGGATCGTCTATTATGCCAATTACCTAAAATTTATTGAACGCGCGCGCAGCGAATGGGTGCAAACGCTCGGGATTGACCAGATGCGGCTTAAAGCCGAGCGCGGGGTGGTTTTCGCGGTGCGCCGGATTGAAGCTGACTATCTGCAGGCGGCAAAATTTGGAGACCGGCTACAGGTTCGCACGCGGGTTTTGGACATCACCGGCGCGCGGGTACGTCTAGAGCAAACAGTTGAGCGCGATAAAGAGGCGCTGTTTAAAGCCATCGTGACGTTGATTGCACTGACCGAAGGTGGCAAAGCGACCCGCTTGCCAGCGGAATTTCGCCTCAAATTGAACAAAAATTTGTGA
- the tolQ gene encoding protein TolQ, which yields MEAETLALAQEIDFSFWALFARATLTVKIVIAILVFASFWAWSIIVQRIIIYRHARRQARRFDRLFWSGEPLDELFEKMGPEPKGRVQRIFAAGMIEWQRSHRSDGALIAGAQSRIERSMDVAVTKEAEALQAGLPVLATVGSTAPFIGLFGTVWGIMNAFIEIAQQQNTNLTVVAPGIAEALLATGLGLLAAIPAVIFYNKLSTDSERIIAGYEGFADEFATILSRQLDS from the coding sequence ATGGAAGCAGAAACGCTGGCTTTAGCGCAAGAGATCGACTTCTCATTCTGGGCATTGTTTGCCCGGGCCACCCTTACAGTCAAAATAGTCATTGCGATTTTGGTCTTTGCCTCGTTTTGGGCATGGTCAATCATCGTCCAGAGGATCATAATATATCGCCATGCCCGCCGCCAAGCGCGGCGCTTTGATCGGCTGTTTTGGTCAGGTGAGCCCCTCGATGAACTGTTTGAAAAAATGGGCCCCGAGCCCAAAGGCCGAGTGCAGCGGATATTTGCAGCGGGCATGATCGAATGGCAACGTAGCCACCGTTCGGACGGGGCCTTGATCGCTGGTGCGCAGTCGCGGATCGAGCGCTCAATGGACGTGGCGGTTACGAAAGAAGCCGAAGCTTTGCAGGCAGGGTTGCCGGTGTTGGCCACAGTGGGGTCAACCGCGCCGTTTATCGGTCTTTTTGGCACTGTATGGGGTATTATGAATGCCTTTATCGAGATTGCGCAGCAGCAAAATACCAATTTGACTGTAGTGGCCCCCGGGATCGCCGAAGCGCTTCTCGCCACGGGACTGGGTCTGCTTGCCGCGATCCCTGCGGTCATTTTCTACAATAAACTGAGCACTGATAGCGAACGTATTATCGCAGGTTATGAAGGCTTTGCAGATGAGTTTGCAACCATTCTTAGCCGTCAGTTGGACAGCTGA
- the tolR gene encoding protein TolR, whose translation MGASTVSSQAKSRRSRRTRNKPMSEINVTPFVDVMLVLLIIFMVAAPMLTVGVPVELPKTAANALPTEKEEPLTVTLTAEGKLMLQDTEIPPEQLINKLKAIAVERNSDRVFLRADGAISYARVVQVMGALNAGGFSNIGLVTDVGGPTLAETDG comes from the coding sequence ATGGGCGCGAGCACAGTTTCAAGTCAGGCAAAGTCGCGCCGGAGTCGCCGTACCCGCAATAAACCGATGTCTGAGATTAATGTTACGCCCTTTGTCGATGTGATGTTGGTGCTGCTGATCATCTTTATGGTGGCGGCGCCGATGCTAACGGTTGGGGTGCCTGTTGAATTGCCGAAAACGGCAGCCAATGCGTTGCCGACCGAAAAGGAAGAGCCCTTGACCGTCACCTTGACCGCAGAAGGCAAGCTGATGCTGCAAGACACCGAAATCCCTCCAGAGCAGTTGATTAATAAACTCAAAGCCATTGCCGTTGAGCGCAACAGCGACCGGGTGTTTTTGCGCGCGGATGGCGCAATTTCCTATGCCCGCGTGGTACAGGTGATGGGCGCGCTTAATGCGGGTGGATTTTCCAATATTGGATTGGTCACGGATGTGGGTGGGCCGACGCTGGCCGAAACGGACGGCTAA
- a CDS encoding energy transducer TonB, which produces MHIGHYISGSAHIGLLGWMLLGGVFQSEQLPVDVSNVSVVSLSEYADIVMTDRAPEAELQPQDLMQPETEADPLPERPSQEQAVENIPQPELMVQPEETSRSAPQTPDPLLIPTPEVTEPTKLAAPQSNDAAFIVPRSAPAPRPQPDKRIAPKPVAPPPPDVAQEDQLRQAAAPSENPAAVPQPEVDATAPEEAARESLAETDTPPKMAPDSSVRPQARPALPEPPKAPEPSPEIANQSPDPVQAPEPEPKPEAEPKPTPQEDPIQAALQEAMQGGSEPSEATGPALTKDEKEGLRDDVQACWIVDEGSLVSNVTVTVAMSMTPEGKVKGGSLRLISGEGGSDRAKKIAFEAARRAILRCQKKGYDLPKEKYEHWREIEIIFDPESRTR; this is translated from the coding sequence ATGCATATCGGGCATTATATCTCAGGAAGTGCACATATCGGGTTGCTTGGCTGGATGTTGCTTGGCGGTGTGTTTCAATCCGAGCAATTGCCGGTTGACGTAAGCAACGTCTCTGTAGTGAGCCTTTCCGAATACGCCGATATTGTGATGACGGACCGCGCCCCAGAGGCCGAGCTACAACCACAGGATTTGATGCAGCCAGAGACGGAAGCAGATCCTTTGCCCGAACGCCCCAGTCAAGAACAGGCGGTTGAAAATATCCCGCAGCCGGAGCTGATGGTGCAGCCGGAAGAAACGTCGCGCAGCGCCCCGCAGACCCCTGATCCACTGCTTATCCCGACCCCCGAGGTGACCGAACCAACAAAATTGGCGGCGCCGCAAAGCAATGATGCTGCTTTTATTGTGCCGCGCTCTGCGCCTGCGCCGCGCCCGCAGCCGGACAAGCGGATTGCCCCAAAACCCGTTGCACCGCCACCGCCGGATGTTGCCCAAGAGGATCAACTTCGCCAAGCCGCAGCCCCGTCTGAAAACCCTGCGGCGGTCCCGCAGCCCGAAGTTGACGCCACAGCCCCCGAAGAAGCAGCACGCGAAAGTCTGGCCGAGACAGACACGCCGCCAAAGATGGCGCCCGACAGCTCGGTGCGCCCACAGGCGAGACCGGCGCTGCCCGAGCCGCCAAAGGCACCTGAGCCATCACCTGAAATTGCAAATCAATCACCAGATCCTGTTCAAGCGCCGGAACCCGAGCCGAAACCAGAAGCTGAGCCGAAACCAACACCGCAAGAAGACCCGATCCAAGCTGCACTTCAAGAAGCGATGCAAGGTGGATCTGAACCATCAGAGGCCACAGGTCCGGCATTGACAAAAGACGAAAAAGAAGGTCTGCGTGATGATGTGCAAGCCTGCTGGATTGTGGATGAAGGCAGCCTCGTGTCGAACGTCACAGTGACAGTGGCAATGTCAATGACACCCGAGGGAAAGGTAAAAGGCGGCAGTTTGCGATTGATCAGTGGGGAAGGCGGCTCAGACAGGGCGAAAAAAATAGCCTTTGAGGCAGCAAGAAGAGCTATTTTACGTTGCCAGAAAAAAGGCTATGATTTGCCCAAAGAAAAATATGAACATTGGCGAGAAATTGAAATAATATTCGATCCAGAATCGAGAACGAGATAA
- the tolB gene encoding Tol-Pal system protein TolB gives MMRILILLTSLLLATAAVSAPLRIKITEGVVEPLPFAAPSFIAENAAGAEYAKVLAEVVAQDLTGSGLFRAIPEAAHISTITSFASPVQYSDWKAINAQALITGTVSGSATGQITVKFRIYDVFAGAELGKGLRFTGSADGWRRMAHKVADVVYGRITGESGYFDSRVVFVSETGRKGARKKRLAIMDYDGANVQYLTDSTSIVLAPRFSPTGDRVLYTSYETGFPHIYVLDVGSVKRKVLQNSAGTMSFAPRFAPNGKSVVYSLEQGGNTDIYLMNLSSGKSRRLTNAASIETAPSFSPDGSQIVFESDRSGSQQLYVMSASGGSPKRISFGDGRYGTPVWSPRGDLIAYTKQNKGRFHIGVMRVDGSKERLLTASFLDEGPTWSPNGRVIMFTRETQGASGAASLYSVDISGRNLKPVKTPDGASDPAWSPLGR, from the coding sequence ATGATGCGTATACTGATCCTACTAACAAGTTTGCTATTGGCCACGGCGGCGGTGTCTGCCCCGCTGCGGATAAAAATCACCGAGGGCGTGGTCGAACCGCTGCCTTTCGCCGCCCCTAGCTTTATTGCCGAAAATGCTGCGGGGGCCGAATACGCCAAGGTGTTGGCCGAAGTTGTCGCGCAGGATTTAACCGGATCGGGGCTGTTTCGTGCAATACCTGAGGCGGCGCATATCTCGACTATCACCAGCTTTGCCTCACCTGTGCAATATTCCGACTGGAAGGCGATTAATGCGCAAGCCTTGATCACAGGCACGGTCAGCGGCAGTGCAACGGGGCAAATCACCGTCAAATTTCGAATTTACGATGTTTTCGCGGGCGCGGAATTAGGCAAAGGTCTGCGCTTTACCGGCAGCGCGGATGGATGGCGCAGGATGGCGCATAAAGTAGCGGATGTGGTTTATGGGCGGATCACTGGCGAAAGCGGTTATTTCGACAGCCGTGTTGTCTTCGTGTCCGAAACCGGCCGGAAGGGCGCGCGCAAAAAGCGTCTGGCGATTATGGATTATGATGGCGCCAATGTGCAATATTTGACCGATAGCACTTCGATTGTTTTAGCGCCGCGGTTCTCACCCACTGGCGACCGGGTGCTCTACACCAGCTATGAGACTGGATTTCCGCATATATACGTGCTCGACGTAGGGTCGGTAAAACGCAAAGTACTGCAAAACAGCGCTGGCACCATGAGCTTTGCACCACGCTTTGCCCCAAATGGAAAATCTGTTGTCTATTCGCTTGAACAAGGCGGAAACACAGATATCTATCTGATGAATTTAAGCTCTGGAAAAAGCCGCCGTTTGACCAATGCCGCCTCGATTGAAACCGCGCCTAGCTTTTCGCCCGATGGATCACAAATCGTCTTTGAAAGCGATCGCTCTGGCTCGCAGCAGCTGTATGTGATGTCTGCAAGCGGCGGCTCGCCAAAGCGTATTAGTTTTGGTGATGGGCGCTATGGCACGCCTGTTTGGTCACCCCGCGGTGATCTGATTGCCTATACCAAACAAAACAAAGGCCGCTTTCATATTGGTGTGATGCGCGTAGATGGTTCAAAAGAGCGTCTGCTCACGGCATCTTTTCTAGATGAAGGGCCAACCTGGTCTCCGAATGGGCGGGTGATTATGTTTACCCGTGAAACCCAAGGCGCAAGTGGCGCCGCATCGCTTTATTCGGTGGATATCTCGGGGCGCAATCTAAAACCGGTGAAAACCCCCGATGGGGCCTCGGATCCGGCGTGGTCACCGCTTGGGCGTTAA
- the pal gene encoding peptidoglycan-associated lipoprotein Pal — MRWLIQVGAVLCLTVLIGCSETSAPGSGVNGGSRGSVDDPTSEAFFETSVGDRVFFAIDESVINAEARTALDGQATWLNGNTEFTVIIEGHADEQGTREYNLALGARRANAVREYLIAAGVSGDRIQTLSYGKERPVELCSLERCYAQNRRGVTVLNNVGF, encoded by the coding sequence ATGAGATGGCTAATCCAAGTCGGCGCAGTTTTGTGTTTGACAGTGCTAATTGGGTGTTCTGAAACAAGTGCCCCGGGATCAGGTGTCAATGGCGGCAGTCGCGGATCAGTTGATGATCCGACCTCAGAAGCATTTTTTGAAACATCGGTTGGAGACCGGGTCTTTTTCGCTATCGATGAATCGGTCATCAATGCAGAAGCCCGCACTGCGCTTGATGGGCAGGCCACATGGTTGAATGGTAATACTGAATTTACGGTGATTATCGAAGGTCATGCAGATGAACAGGGAACCCGCGAATATAACCTTGCTCTTGGAGCCCGGCGCGCCAATGCGGTACGAGAATACCTCATTGCTGCAGGGGTTAGCGGAGATCGAATACAAACCCTCAGCTATGGCAAAGAGCGCCCAGTTGAACTTTGCAGTCTTGAGCGCTGCTATGCACAAAACCGCCGTGGTGTGACTGTTTTGAACAACGTTGGGTTTTAG
- the ybgF gene encoding tol-pal system protein YbgF codes for MIGRGFCLLLVFLALPFAMQAQEREQTLADIRQDLSVLYYELRRLNRELSTTQAPSGIGSGANVNDRLDAVEAELRRLTGATEKLEFRINQVVKDGTNRVGDLEFRLVELEGGDISTLGETSTLGGEVAQFPIDDEPQAETELAVGEEADFAMAQRALDEERYEEAAELFARFTQTYPSSPLTAEAHLSRGKALDGNFDYKASARAYLESFSNYPNASVAPEALMRLGKALVSLGQVDAGCQTLSQVEIRFPNTQFAIDAQDEMLALQCL; via the coding sequence ATGATAGGAAGAGGTTTTTGCTTATTACTGGTCTTTCTTGCCCTTCCGTTTGCCATGCAGGCGCAGGAGCGTGAGCAAACGTTAGCCGATATCCGTCAGGATCTCTCGGTTCTGTATTATGAACTGCGGCGGCTGAACAGGGAACTTTCAACCACCCAAGCGCCCTCAGGCATCGGGTCTGGGGCAAATGTGAACGACCGTCTAGATGCGGTCGAAGCAGAGTTGCGGCGGTTAACAGGAGCCACTGAAAAGCTAGAGTTCCGGATCAACCAGGTGGTCAAAGACGGCACCAACCGGGTTGGTGATTTAGAGTTTCGTTTGGTTGAGTTGGAAGGCGGGGATATTTCAACGCTCGGCGAGACCTCGACACTGGGCGGCGAAGTGGCGCAATTTCCCATTGATGATGAGCCCCAAGCCGAAACCGAGCTTGCAGTTGGAGAAGAGGCAGATTTTGCCATGGCGCAGCGGGCCTTGGATGAAGAACGCTATGAGGAAGCCGCTGAACTTTTTGCGCGCTTTACCCAAACCTATCCGAGTAGCCCTCTGACCGCAGAGGCGCATCTGTCGCGCGGCAAGGCATTGGATGGAAATTTTGACTATAAAGCCAGTGCCCGGGCCTATTTGGAAAGTTTCAGCAATTATCCAAACGCATCGGTTGCCCCAGAGGCGTTGATGCGGCTTGGCAAGGCGCTGGTGAGCTTGGGACAGGTTGATGCGGGCTGTCAGACTTTGTCGCAGGTGGAAATTCGCTTTCCCAACACGCAGTTTGCCATTGATGCCCAAGATGAAATGCTTGCTTTGCAGTGTCTGTAA
- the tilS gene encoding tRNA lysidine(34) synthetase TilS: MSVNDPLSLAAAFADAVQKNIPAALGKPLSHLTLAVSGGGDSMALMHLAAQWAEVHAVQCHVVTIDHGLRSGSASEAQFVAQAAAELGLTHKTLCWADWDGQGNLQDQARQARYRLLDDARGDSQLVLMGHTLDDQAETFLMRLKRGSGVDGLAGIPTCRFVGSAAGDDGYWVLRPLLGISRQALRDYLNQQNVQWVEDPSNQDPSYERIQMRQLLNQISGAGLGPSVLAETAARMGQAKEALDRQLSRLVRDLVQEYHGDLTIDLQALLKEPTEISDRLLAAALCWVSSNPYRPRYAALRRCSEAVAGGAAQSLHGCLLYLWKGRLRITREYHAVADMSVVAAPKALWDGRWRLNLLPPAHDTAAGWVIKPLGEAGAQAVRPLLPKDIPFRSLLACPALFDQDGALQTVPGLSKNPPFNVEFSLRPFDQSLIAH, encoded by the coding sequence GTGTCTGTAAACGACCCACTTTCTTTAGCCGCGGCCTTTGCAGATGCGGTTCAGAAAAATATACCTGCTGCACTTGGTAAGCCCTTAAGCCATTTAACGCTGGCCGTGTCGGGCGGCGGGGACAGTATGGCACTAATGCATCTTGCTGCTCAATGGGCTGAGGTGCACGCCGTCCAGTGCCATGTGGTCACGATTGACCATGGGCTGCGATCCGGCAGCGCATCAGAGGCGCAATTTGTAGCGCAGGCAGCAGCTGAGCTTGGGCTCACACATAAAACACTGTGTTGGGCAGACTGGGACGGGCAAGGCAATCTTCAAGATCAAGCGCGTCAGGCGCGCTACCGGTTACTTGATGACGCGCGCGGCGATAGCCAATTGGTTTTGATGGGCCATACCCTAGACGATCAGGCCGAGACGTTTTTGATGCGTCTGAAACGTGGCTCAGGCGTTGATGGGTTGGCCGGCATTCCAACCTGCCGTTTTGTTGGCTCTGCGGCTGGGGATGACGGCTATTGGGTGCTGCGCCCTTTGCTGGGTATTTCGCGTCAAGCGCTGCGTGATTATTTAAATCAACAAAATGTGCAGTGGGTCGAAGACCCTTCCAACCAAGACCCAAGCTATGAACGTATTCAAATGCGCCAGCTTCTGAACCAGATCAGCGGGGCAGGGCTTGGCCCATCGGTGCTTGCAGAAACGGCTGCCCGAATGGGGCAGGCCAAAGAGGCGTTGGATCGACAGCTTAGCAGGCTGGTGCGCGATTTGGTGCAAGAGTATCACGGTGATTTAACTATTGATCTGCAGGCGCTTCTAAAGGAACCGACAGAGATTTCAGATCGTCTGCTTGCGGCGGCGCTTTGTTGGGTGTCTTCCAACCCTTACCGTCCGCGTTATGCGGCGCTGCGACGCTGCTCCGAGGCCGTGGCAGGGGGCGCTGCGCAGTCGTTACATGGCTGCTTGCTATACCTATGGAAAGGGCGTCTGCGCATCACGCGTGAATATCATGCCGTGGCGGATATGAGCGTTGTAGCCGCCCCAAAAGCACTATGGGATGGCCGTTGGCGTTTGAACCTTTTGCCGCCCGCGCATGATACTGCCGCCGGCTGGGTGATTAAGCCTTTGGGCGAGGCGGGCGCGCAGGCAGTGCGCCCACTTTTGCCCAAGGACATTCCTTTTCGCTCGCTCTTGGCCTGCCCAGCTCTTTTTGACCAAGATGGGGCGCTGCAAACTGTTCCCGGATTAAGCAAAAATCCGCCCTTTAATGTGGAATTTAGCCTGCGGCCTTTTGATCAATCTTTGATTGCCCATTGA
- the hflB gene encoding ATP-dependent zinc metalloprotease FtsH gives MGNNRNVAFWIVLFLLIVVLFNVFSSGAGTMQTREISYSDFVKSVRGGTVSSATLDGEQVRIVTTDNSEFVTIRPNDANVTELLIENNVAIRAEQQEQSGIQSFLMTIFPFLLLIGVWIFFMNRMQGGGRGGAMGFGKSRAKLLTEKQGRVTFDDVAGIDEAKEELEEIVEFLRNPQKFSRLGGQIPKGALLVGPPGTGKTLLARAIAGEAGVPFFTISGSDFVEMFVGVGASRVRDMFEQAKKNAPCIVFIDEIDAVGRNRGAGYGGGNDEREQTLNQLLVEMDGFETNEGVIILAATNRRDVLDPALLRPGRFDRQVTVPNPDIKGREKILKVHARKTPLGPDVDLRLIARGSPGMSGADLANLVNEAALMAARIGRSVVNMIDFENAKDKVMMGAERRSMVLTSDQKEKTAYHEAGHAVVGMNLPQCDPVYKATIIPRGGALGMVVSLPEIDRLNWHKSECEEKMAMTMAGKAAEIIKYGPENVSNGPAGDIQQASGLARAMVLRWGMSDKVGDIDYSEAHEGYSGNTAGLSVSANTKELIEDEVKRLIGDAYDCAYAILTEKHEEWERLAQGLLEYETLTGDQIKRVMRGDPPEAEDGEDDSDDAGNAPSVTMIPKTKPKSKPSGDTGDMAPEPT, from the coding sequence TTGGGCAATAATCGCAACGTCGCCTTTTGGATCGTATTGTTTTTGTTAATTGTCGTGCTGTTTAATGTCTTCAGCTCAGGCGCTGGTACGATGCAGACCCGCGAAATTAGCTATTCTGACTTTGTAAAATCGGTCCGCGGGGGAACGGTTTCCTCAGCAACACTCGATGGTGAACAGGTGCGCATTGTCACCACGGATAATAGTGAATTCGTTACCATTCGCCCCAATGATGCCAATGTCACCGAGCTGTTGATCGAAAACAACGTGGCCATTCGGGCTGAACAGCAAGAGCAGTCGGGTATTCAATCATTTTTGATGACAATATTCCCCTTCCTGTTGCTGATCGGAGTATGGATCTTCTTTATGAACCGGATGCAGGGCGGCGGACGCGGCGGGGCCATGGGCTTTGGCAAATCGCGTGCGAAATTGCTGACCGAAAAGCAGGGCCGTGTCACCTTTGATGATGTGGCCGGCATTGACGAAGCCAAAGAAGAGCTTGAAGAGATTGTCGAATTTCTGCGCAACCCGCAAAAATTTAGCCGCCTTGGTGGTCAGATTCCCAAGGGCGCGCTTTTGGTGGGCCCTCCGGGTACGGGTAAAACCCTTTTAGCGCGCGCCATTGCTGGCGAAGCCGGGGTACCGTTCTTTACCATTTCCGGCTCTGATTTTGTGGAAATGTTTGTTGGTGTGGGCGCCAGCCGTGTACGCGACATGTTTGAGCAGGCCAAGAAAAACGCACCCTGCATCGTGTTTATAGACGAAATTGATGCGGTCGGGCGTAACCGAGGCGCCGGCTATGGCGGCGGTAATGATGAGCGCGAGCAAACGCTGAACCAGTTGTTGGTCGAAATGGATGGCTTTGAAACCAATGAGGGTGTGATTATCCTTGCTGCGACCAACCGCCGTGATGTGCTTGACCCTGCATTGCTACGTCCGGGCAGATTTGACCGTCAGGTCACCGTGCCCAATCCGGACATCAAAGGGCGTGAAAAAATTCTTAAAGTTCATGCCCGTAAAACCCCGCTCGGACCAGATGTGGATTTGCGTCTGATTGCGCGTGGATCACCGGGAATGTCCGGTGCCGATCTGGCCAATCTAGTGAATGAAGCGGCTTTGATGGCTGCGCGCATCGGGCGCTCTGTGGTCAATATGATTGATTTTGAAAACGCCAAAGACAAAGTCATGATGGGCGCTGAGCGGCGCAGTATGGTGCTGACCTCGGACCAGAAGGAAAAAACCGCCTATCACGAAGCGGGTCATGCGGTTGTTGGGATGAACCTGCCCCAGTGTGATCCTGTCTACAAGGCGACAATTATCCCGCGCGGCGGTGCGTTGGGGATGGTTGTATCGCTACCTGAAATTGACCGGCTCAACTGGCATAAATCAGAATGCGAAGAAAAAATGGCGATGACTATGGCGGGCAAAGCCGCTGAGATCATCAAATATGGACCTGAAAATGTCTCGAACGGGCCGGCGGGCGATATCCAGCAGGCGTCGGGTCTGGCGCGCGCCATGGTGCTGCGCTGGGGGATGTCGGATAAAGTTGGCGATATTGATTATTCCGAAGCCCATGAAGGTTATTCGGGCAATACAGCCGGGCTGTCTGTATCGGCCAATACCAAGGAATTGATCGAAGATGAGGTCAAGCGGTTGATCGGTGATGCCTATGATTGCGCCTATGCCATTTTGACAGAAAAGCACGAAGAATGGGAGCGGCTGGCGCAGGGCCTACTGGAATATGAAACCCTGACCGGAGATCAGATTAAACGCGTGATGCGCGGTGATCCGCCAGAAGCGGAAGACGGCGAAGACGATAGCGATGATGCGGGCAATGCACCTTCGGTCACGATGATCCCGAAAACCAAGCCCAAATCAAAACCTAGCGGTGATACCGGAGATATGGCCCCCGAGCCTACCTAA
- a CDS encoding glutathione S-transferase family protein yields the protein MSQPLVLYSYRYSVYCWIARLTLAEKRLSYAVLEINPFTEDQVHTRFERTPFGLVPVLKQGAFTLYESAAICRYIDLSFPDPALVPKEPMAAAQMAQAINIIDNYGYRPMIRQVFAHRVFRPIEGLEASNDEIAIGIAASAPVLKALEPLCGHGFARLGGQKTLADCHLAPMFGYFSQAEEGAKMLASYPKLAQWCAQLKDWSSYLDTEPKIGAAGA from the coding sequence ATGTCCCAACCATTGGTTCTTTATAGCTATCGCTATAGTGTCTATTGCTGGATTGCACGGTTAACTCTTGCAGAAAAGCGGCTTTCTTACGCGGTTTTGGAAATCAATCCATTTACCGAAGATCAGGTTCACACCCGTTTTGAACGCACGCCGTTCGGGTTGGTGCCCGTTTTAAAGCAAGGCGCGTTTACGCTTTATGAAAGTGCTGCGATTTGCCGTTATATTGATCTAAGTTTTCCAGACCCTGCCTTGGTTCCAAAAGAGCCAATGGCAGCGGCACAGATGGCGCAGGCGATTAATATTATCGACAATTATGGCTACCGGCCTATGATCCGGCAGGTTTTTGCACATCGGGTTTTTCGCCCCATTGAGGGACTTGAGGCCAGCAACGATGAAATTGCCATTGGCATCGCGGCCTCGGCGCCTGTCTTAAAGGCCTTGGAGCCACTGTGCGGCCATGGCTTTGCGCGCCTGGGTGGGCAAAAAACACTTGCAGATTGCCATCTTGCACCGATGTTTGGCTATTTTTCCCAAGCTGAAGAGGGCGCAAAGATGCTGGCAAGCTATCCAAAGCTGGCGCAGTGGTGCGCACAGCTTAAAGACTGGTCTAGTTATCTGGATACCGAACCAAAGATTGGGGCGGCAGGGGCCTAA